The sequence below is a genomic window from Synechococcus sp. PCC 7335.
TGAGCCGCCAGGCTCATCAACTTCAGCAAGTCAACAACAGTCTAGAACAGCGTGTAATAGAGCGCACCAATAGCCTGAGCACCTCTTTACACCGCTTGCTCAAAGTCCAATCTGCTTTGCTCAAACGCGAAGCTACCTCACGCCACAACGCCTTACACGATCCGCTCACCGGTCTACCCAACCGGAGTTACTTCTTACAACGTCTTGAGCAATCTGTTCAGCTTACCCAGCGCAATTCCAATCATCAGTACGCGGTTCTATTTATAGACCTCGATAGTTTCAAGCCTGTTAATGACACGCTAGGACACGAAGTTGGTGACCAGCTGCTAACCCACGTCGCTAATCGAATCAAACGGCTGCTTCGCAAAAGTGATTTGGTGGCGCGCCTAGGCGGTGATGAGTTCGCAGTCTTGCTTGATGATATTGCTGGTAAGAATGAAGCGATTACAGCAGTTCGACGAATTCAATGGCACTTGGAACAGCCATTTACAGTTGCTAATCGACAGCTCTCGATTTCTGCGAGCATAGGTATTGCTCTGAGTCAGCTAGGCTATCAGCAAGCAGAATCGGTCCTAAGAGACGCGGATACTGCTATGTATCAGGCCAAACGTCTGGCTAAAGAAAGAAGCCAGATGGAGATAAATCTTCAGCTTAACCACCTGGAAGAGCAGGCTAGCTCACCGATTGTTGTTCAAGAGACCAACCATAACGCTCAACAGTTTGTGGTGTTTGATAGCCATATCAAGAGTCGGACTCAGGCTCGTCTAATACTTGAAGACGATTTACGTCAGGCGCTGATACGCGGCCAGTTTAGATTACACTATCAACCCATTTTCGAGCTCAAAACCCAACAACTAGCCGCCTTGGAGGGACTACTGCGCTGGAATCATCCTAGAAAAGGGTGGGTCTGCGCAAACGAATTTATTCATATTGCAGAACAGATTGATGTTGTTCGTCAGCTTTCTCCCAGTCTAATTGACCAAGCTTGTCAGCAGCTAGTCAAGTGGGGGGTTTCGGCTGACAGCTATGCTGGAAGTGATCGTGCTTACTCCTTACAAAACCTTACGAACAAGGAACGATCGCCCCACATTGCCTCGGACCTCAAGCTACATCT
It includes:
- a CDS encoding bifunctional diguanylate cyclase/phosphodiesterase is translated as MSAVSWSTEERLRLAKLQDYCILDTLPDTTYNELAELAAHVCQMPAGLVTFVDTNRLWVKARVGADISETPRYLAFCDQTIRHVDTLVIEDAQQHPEFRNNPLVVGPPYVRFYAGHPLITPDGYALGTLCVLDYQPRRMSPQQINALRMLSHQVVAQMELSRQAHQLQQVNNSLEQRVIERTNSLSTSLHRLLKVQSALLKREATSRHNALHDPLTGLPNRSYFLQRLEQSVQLTQRNSNHQYAVLFIDLDSFKPVNDTLGHEVGDQLLTHVANRIKRLLRKSDLVARLGGDEFAVLLDDIAGKNEAITAVRRIQWHLEQPFTVANRQLSISASIGIALSQLGYQQAESVLRDADTAMYQAKRLAKERSQMEINLQLNHLEEQASSPIVVQETNHNAQQFVVFDSHIKSRTQARLILEDDLRQALIRGQFRLHYQPIFELKTQQLAALEGLLRWNHPRKGWVCANEFIHIAEQIDVVRQLSPSLIDQACQQLVKWGVSADSYAGSDRAYSLQNLTNKERSPHIASDLKLHLNLSASQLRSPQLVPLWQSALEKHQLNGSRFQLEIDESLLLTEETTIAANLKALKALGLNLCIDGFGKGHFSFSRLHQLEVNSLKIDPVFVAQAFDHKDNVDLLKTINDFGRSANITVIGSGIETTQQLELLISLDYQLGQGNWLANALASEHIDKAISK